In the genome of Pseudomonas protegens, one region contains:
- the choW gene encoding choline ABC transporter permease subunit — protein MLTDQKIPLGQYIAAFVEWLTKHGAGTFDAIATTLETMIHGVTFALTWFNPLALIGLIALLAHMIQRKWGLTVFVVLSFLLILNLGYWQETMETLAQVLFATLVCVVIGVPLGIVAAHKPLFFTMMRPVLDLMQTVPTFVYLIPTLTLFGLGVVPGLISTVVFAIAAPIRLTYLGIRDVPQELMDAGKAFGCSRRQLLSRIELPHAMPSIAAGITQCIMLSLSMVVIAALVGADGLGKPVVNALNTADIALGFEAGLAIVLLAIMLDRICKQPEAKVGGDA, from the coding sequence ATGCTCACTGATCAGAAAATCCCCCTGGGCCAGTACATCGCGGCTTTCGTAGAGTGGTTGACGAAGCACGGCGCCGGCACCTTCGACGCGATCGCTACCACCCTGGAAACCATGATCCACGGCGTGACGTTCGCGCTGACCTGGTTCAACCCCCTGGCCCTGATCGGCCTGATCGCCCTGCTGGCGCACATGATCCAACGCAAATGGGGCCTGACCGTATTTGTCGTGCTGTCCTTCCTGCTGATCCTCAACCTGGGGTACTGGCAGGAAACCATGGAAACCCTGGCCCAGGTGCTGTTCGCCACCCTGGTCTGCGTGGTCATCGGCGTACCGCTGGGGATCGTCGCCGCGCACAAGCCGCTGTTCTTCACCATGATGCGTCCGGTCCTGGACCTGATGCAGACCGTTCCCACCTTCGTCTACCTGATCCCGACCCTGACCCTGTTCGGCCTGGGTGTGGTGCCCGGCCTGATTTCCACCGTGGTGTTCGCCATCGCCGCGCCGATCCGCCTGACCTACCTGGGCATTCGCGATGTTCCACAAGAGTTGATGGACGCCGGCAAGGCCTTTGGCTGCTCGCGCCGTCAGTTGTTGTCGCGCATTGAGCTGCCCCACGCCATGCCGAGCATCGCCGCCGGTATTACCCAATGCATCATGCTCTCGCTGTCGATGGTGGTGATCGCCGCCCTGGTCGGCGCCGACGGCCTGGGCAAACCCGTGGTCAACGCACTCAATACCGCCGACATTGCCCTGGGCTTTGAAGCCGGTCTGGCCATCGTGCTGCTGGCGATCATGCTCGACCGTATCTGCAAACAACCTGAAGCCAAAGTAGGGGGTGACGCATGA
- a CDS encoding choline ABC transporter substrate-binding protein produces the protein MKGSPSLLLAAMLSLPLLAHAAEPEQCSTVNFSDVGWTDITVTTATTSVVLNALGYKTKTTMISVPVTYKSLADGKNMDVFLGNWMPTMENDIKPYRDAGTVETVRANLENAKYTLAVPESLYDKGLKDFADIVKFKKELDGKIYGIEPGNDGNRTIQTMIDKNAFGLKDAGFKVVESSEAGMLSQVERAQRRDTAVVFLGWEPHPMNTRFKMKYLTGGDEYFGPNFGQATIYTNTRKGYTTECSNVGQLLKNLSFTLNMESSLMGNVLDDKMKPEAAAKAWLKKNPQVLDTWLAGVTTIDGKPGLEAVKAKLAQ, from the coding sequence ATGAAAGGTTCCCCGTCGTTGTTGTTGGCCGCCATGCTGAGTCTGCCGCTTCTGGCACACGCCGCAGAACCGGAGCAATGCAGTACCGTAAACTTCTCCGATGTCGGCTGGACCGACATCACCGTGACCACCGCCACCACCAGCGTTGTGCTCAACGCCCTGGGCTACAAGACCAAGACCACGATGATTTCCGTGCCGGTGACCTACAAGTCCCTGGCCGACGGCAAGAACATGGACGTGTTCCTCGGCAACTGGATGCCGACCATGGAAAACGACATCAAGCCTTACCGCGACGCCGGCACCGTGGAAACCGTGCGCGCCAACCTGGAGAACGCCAAGTACACCCTGGCAGTCCCCGAGTCCTTGTATGACAAGGGCCTGAAAGACTTCGCCGACATCGTCAAGTTCAAGAAGGAACTGGACGGCAAGATCTACGGCATCGAGCCGGGCAACGACGGCAACCGCACCATCCAGACCATGATCGACAAGAACGCCTTCGGCCTGAAGGACGCCGGCTTCAAGGTGGTGGAGTCCAGCGAAGCAGGCATGCTGTCCCAGGTCGAGCGCGCTCAGCGACGCGACACCGCGGTGGTGTTCCTGGGCTGGGAACCGCACCCGATGAACACGCGCTTCAAGATGAAGTACCTGACCGGGGGTGACGAGTACTTCGGCCCCAACTTCGGCCAGGCCACCATCTACACCAACACCCGCAAGGGCTACACCACCGAATGCAGCAACGTCGGCCAGTTGCTGAAGAACCTGTCGTTCACCCTGAACATGGAAAGCAGCCTGATGGGCAACGTGCTGGACGACAAGATGAAGCCTGAAGCGGCCGCCAAGGCCTGGCTGAAAAAGAATCCACAGGTGCTCGATACCTGGCTCGCCGGCGTGACCACCATTGACGGTAAACCCGGCCTGGAAGCCGTGAAAGCCAAGCTTGCCCAGTAA
- a CDS encoding L-serine ammonia-lyase, translated as MAISVFDLFKIGIGPSSSHTVGPMRAAALFVQALKERQLLERVRRVEVQLFGSLSATGIGHGSDNAVIMGLMGEWPDAIDPALIGPRIQQLRETDTLLLDGRLPVPFVWARDMRLLDENLPFHPNAMTLVAEAEGTELYRDTYYSVGGGFVVDQAQASSGVADLDRSELPYDFSSAVELLDLCQQHKLRVAELMLANEKVWRSEEEIRSGLMALWRAMQDCVEQGLKHEGILPGGLNVRRRAAKLHRSLQELNKPNVIGSTLSAMEWVNLFALAVNEENAAGGRMVTAPTNGAAGIIPAVLHYFMKFSEDVTDANVVDFFLGAAAIGILCKKNASISGAEVGCQGEVGSACAMAAAGLAEILGASPEQLCNAAEIGLEHNLGLTCDPVGGLVQVPCIERNAIAAVKAINAAQMALRGDGQHFISLDRVIRTMRDTGADMHDKYKETSRGGLAVSAVEC; from the coding sequence ATGGCTATCAGTGTTTTCGACTTGTTCAAGATCGGCATCGGCCCCTCCAGTTCCCACACCGTCGGACCCATGCGTGCCGCGGCGCTGTTCGTTCAGGCATTGAAGGAAAGGCAACTGCTGGAGCGGGTGCGGCGGGTCGAGGTGCAGCTGTTCGGCTCGCTGTCGGCCACCGGCATCGGCCATGGCAGCGACAACGCGGTGATCATGGGGCTGATGGGGGAGTGGCCGGACGCGATCGACCCTGCGCTGATCGGCCCGCGTATCCAGCAGCTGCGGGAAACCGACACCTTGCTGCTGGACGGGCGCCTGCCGGTGCCTTTCGTCTGGGCCCGGGACATGCGCCTGCTGGATGAGAACCTGCCGTTTCACCCCAACGCCATGACCCTGGTGGCGGAGGCTGAAGGCACGGAGCTGTACCGCGATACCTACTATTCGGTGGGCGGCGGTTTTGTCGTCGACCAGGCCCAGGCCAGCAGTGGTGTGGCGGACCTGGATCGCAGCGAGCTGCCTTATGACTTCTCCAGCGCGGTGGAGCTGCTGGATCTGTGCCAGCAGCACAAGCTGCGGGTCGCCGAGCTGATGCTGGCCAACGAGAAGGTCTGGCGCTCGGAGGAGGAAATCCGCAGCGGCCTGATGGCGCTGTGGCGCGCCATGCAGGATTGCGTGGAGCAGGGCCTCAAGCACGAAGGCATCCTGCCCGGCGGGCTCAATGTGCGCAGGCGTGCGGCCAAGTTGCACCGTAGCTTGCAGGAATTGAACAAGCCCAATGTGATCGGCTCCACCTTGAGCGCCATGGAGTGGGTCAACCTGTTCGCCCTGGCGGTGAACGAAGAGAACGCCGCCGGTGGACGCATGGTTACCGCCCCCACCAATGGCGCGGCGGGGATCATTCCGGCGGTGCTGCACTACTTCATGAAATTCAGCGAGGACGTGACCGACGCCAACGTGGTGGATTTCTTCCTCGGCGCGGCGGCCATCGGCATCCTGTGCAAGAAGAACGCCTCGATCTCCGGTGCCGAAGTCGGTTGCCAGGGCGAGGTGGGTTCGGCTTGCGCCATGGCGGCGGCGGGGCTGGCGGAGATCCTCGGGGCCAGCCCCGAGCAGTTGTGCAACGCCGCGGAAATCGGCCTGGAGCACAACCTGGGCCTGACCTGCGATCCGGTGGGCGGGCTGGTGCAGGTGCCCTGCATCGAGCGCAACGCGATTGCCGCGGTGAAGGCGATCAATGCCGCGCAGATGGCCTTGCGCGGCGATGGCCAGCACTTCATCTCCCTGGATCGGGTGATTCGCACCATGCGTGATACCGGGGCGGACATGCATGACAAATATAAAGAGACTTCCCGTGGCGGCCTGGCCGTGAGCGCGGTGGAATGCTGA
- a CDS encoding GlxA family transcriptional regulator, with amino-acid sequence MTSFNSGAQPQNRAPQSIGFLLLDNFTLISLASAVEPLRMANQLSGRELYRWTTLSVDGGQVWASDGLQITPDASMHKAPSLDTVIVCGGIGIQRTVTREHVSWLQSQARQSRRLGAVCTGSWALACAGLLDGFDCSVHWECLAAMQEAFPRVSMSTRLFTLDRNRFTSSGGTAPLDMMLHLISRDHGRELSAAISEMFVYERIRNEQDHQRVPLKHMLGTNQPKLQEIVALMEANLEEPIDLDELAVYVAVSRRQLERLFQKYLHCSPSRYYLKLRLIRARQLLKQTPMSIIEVASVCGFVSTPHFSKCYREYFGIPPRDERIGSNTTQQVAMMPLPQAMVLAPLSGPLSALSQARNESTFASVRL; translated from the coding sequence ATGACGTCGTTCAACTCCGGGGCCCAACCCCAGAACCGTGCGCCTCAATCCATCGGCTTTCTGCTGCTGGACAATTTCACGCTGATTTCCCTGGCCTCCGCAGTCGAACCCCTGCGCATGGCCAACCAACTGTCCGGCCGCGAGCTGTATCGCTGGACCACCCTCAGCGTCGATGGCGGTCAGGTCTGGGCCAGTGACGGTCTGCAAATCACCCCCGACGCCTCCATGCACAAAGCCCCCAGCCTCGACACCGTGATCGTCTGCGGCGGCATCGGCATCCAGCGCACCGTGACCCGCGAGCATGTGTCCTGGTTGCAAAGCCAGGCGCGCCAGTCCCGTCGTCTGGGTGCGGTGTGCACCGGCAGCTGGGCCTTGGCCTGTGCCGGCCTGCTGGACGGCTTCGATTGCAGCGTGCACTGGGAATGCCTGGCGGCGATGCAGGAAGCCTTCCCTCGGGTGTCCATGAGCACCCGCCTGTTCACCCTCGATCGCAACCGCTTCACCAGCTCCGGTGGCACCGCGCCGCTGGACATGATGCTGCACCTGATCAGCCGTGATCATGGCCGCGAACTGTCGGCGGCAATCTCGGAAATGTTCGTCTATGAGCGCATCCGCAACGAACAGGATCACCAGCGCGTGCCCCTCAAGCACATGCTCGGCACCAACCAGCCCAAGCTTCAGGAAATCGTCGCCCTGATGGAGGCCAACCTCGAAGAGCCGATCGATCTGGACGAGTTGGCGGTGTACGTCGCTGTGTCCCGGCGTCAGCTGGAGCGGTTGTTCCAAAAGTACCTGCACTGTTCGCCGTCGCGCTACTACCTCAAGCTGCGACTGATCCGTGCCCGGCAACTGCTCAAGCAGACGCCGATGTCGATCATCGAAGTGGCTTCGGTTTGTGGTTTTGTTTCCACGCCGCACTTCTCCAAGTGCTACCGCGAATACTTCGGCATTCCGCCTCGTGACGAGCGCATCGGCTCCAACACCACCCAGCAGGTGGCGATGATGCCGCTGCCGCAAGCCATGGTCCTGGCGCCGCTGTCCGGCCCGCTGTCGGCCTTGAGCCAGGCGCGCAACGAGTCGACCTTCGCCAGCGTGCGCCTGTAG
- the aac(6') gene encoding aminoglycoside 6'-N-acetyltransferase translates to MIRIQPGALSEPSGWLQLRQELWPDCPPQEHLAEIRQMLAQPERYGSWLAYGQDGTAVGLAEAALRHDYVNGTESSPVVFLEGIYVAPEQRRQGIAQRLIEQVAAWGRQQGCVELASDTSLDNLPSQNLHHALGFEETERVVYFKKRL, encoded by the coding sequence ATGATCCGCATTCAACCCGGCGCCCTCAGCGAACCGTCCGGCTGGCTGCAATTGCGCCAGGAGCTATGGCCCGACTGCCCGCCGCAAGAGCACCTCGCTGAAATCCGCCAGATGCTGGCGCAGCCCGAGCGCTATGGCAGCTGGCTGGCCTATGGACAGGACGGTACGGCGGTGGGACTGGCCGAGGCGGCATTGCGCCACGACTACGTCAACGGCACCGAGAGCTCGCCGGTGGTGTTTCTCGAAGGGATCTATGTGGCTCCCGAGCAGCGGCGCCAGGGCATTGCCCAGCGGCTGATCGAGCAGGTGGCGGCATGGGGACGACAACAAGGCTGCGTGGAACTGGCCTCGGATACCAGCCTGGACAATCTGCCCAGCCAGAATTTGCACCACGCGCTGGGCTTCGAGGAAACCGAGCGCGTGGTGTATTTCAAGAAGCGTCTTTGA
- a CDS encoding PAAR domain-containing protein, whose translation MSGKPAARATDPTACPIPGHGVNPIVSGSPDVIFDGLPVAREGDQTACGATLTGNLISNVLINGRPVATTDSLGSHGNVVIGGSGTVIIGTTVTVAEFTPIVPLTIQQSYNEQFELLDAEGEPVPGFSYKIVTPGGKVYRGVTDSNGLTQRVFTNASELLRIEPDDVV comes from the coding sequence ATGTCAGGGAAGCCCGCTGCACGAGCCACCGACCCCACCGCCTGCCCGATTCCCGGGCATGGAGTGAATCCCATCGTCAGTGGCTCGCCCGATGTCATTTTCGATGGATTACCAGTTGCTCGTGAGGGGGATCAGACGGCTTGTGGAGCGACGTTGACGGGTAACTTGATCAGTAATGTATTGATCAATGGCCGACCTGTTGCTACCACGGATTCGCTGGGCAGCCACGGTAATGTGGTTATTGGTGGATCGGGAACGGTCATTATCGGAACTACAGTCACCGTTGCTGAATTCACTCCTATTGTTCCTCTGACTATTCAACAGTCATACAACGAACAGTTTGAACTGCTGGATGCTGAAGGCGAACCGGTTCCCGGTTTTAGCTACAAGATTGTGACCCCGGGAGGGAAAGTCTATCGGGGTGTAACGGACTCCAATGGATTGACGCAACGTGTCTTTACCAACGCGAGCGAACTGCTTCGTATAGAACCGGATGATGTCGTTTAA
- a CDS encoding DUF4952 domain-containing protein, with protein MRNIFRAVFIFFLMAASNGASASIGCGDFLRSIASPPDTIEFVGCESEPTRQGAPLTALYRVKGKDALAVELYLDKKMGVTERMKFVCCVWEVRGETFYKDKKTGLGYHIRMGSEETIHNKREEWSKIGYFYITVVHLREPL; from the coding sequence GTGAGAAATATCTTCAGAGCTGTTTTTATTTTTTTTCTGATGGCGGCATCTAACGGCGCGTCAGCGTCAATTGGTTGCGGGGATTTTTTGAGGAGTATTGCCAGCCCGCCGGATACTATTGAGTTCGTTGGTTGTGAGTCGGAGCCCACGAGGCAGGGTGCTCCCTTGACTGCTTTATATAGAGTTAAAGGAAAGGATGCACTTGCCGTAGAACTCTATCTTGATAAAAAGATGGGTGTAACGGAGCGTATGAAGTTTGTCTGCTGTGTCTGGGAGGTGAGAGGTGAAACCTTCTATAAAGATAAGAAAACCGGGCTCGGGTACCACATCAGAATGGGGTCTGAAGAAACGATTCACAATAAAAGGGAAGAGTGGAGCAAGATTGGGTATTTCTATATAACGGTTGTTCACTTGAGAGAGCCCCTTTGA
- a CDS encoding gamma-butyrobetaine dioxygenase, whose amino-acid sequence MNTAALADYRRYPLISPLSALQLLPDRVQVRWGDKRLSPFHHQWLRDNCPCPECVYSVTREQVLEIVDVPEDLGCLGARIDSQGCLCLDWSDGHQSRFDPGWLRAHAYDRQSREERRANQAQHQLWDSQLQLPVFDYQALMEDSKALLQWLLALRDIGLTQVRGAPTEPGSLALIARRISFIRESNFGVLFNVQSKADADSNAYTAFNLPLHSDLPTRELQPGLQFLHCLVNDATGGESIFVDGFAIADALRREDPDAFRALCEIPVEFRNKDRHSDYRCLAPIIALDALGEVAEIRMANFLRGPFDTTEQQMPRLYRAYRRFIGLTREARFRVIRRLDPGQLWCFDNRRTLHARNAFDPASGARHFQGCYIDRDELLSRILVLQR is encoded by the coding sequence GTGAACACCGCCGCCCTTGCCGACTATCGCCGTTACCCGCTGATCAGCCCGTTGAGCGCCCTGCAGCTATTGCCGGACCGGGTTCAGGTGCGCTGGGGCGATAAGCGCCTCAGCCCCTTTCACCATCAGTGGCTGCGGGACAACTGCCCCTGCCCGGAATGCGTCTACAGCGTGACCCGCGAACAGGTACTGGAAATCGTCGACGTCCCCGAAGACCTCGGCTGCCTCGGGGCGCGCATCGATAGTCAGGGCTGCCTGTGCCTCGACTGGTCGGACGGCCACCAGAGCCGCTTCGACCCCGGCTGGTTGCGGGCCCACGCCTATGACCGGCAATCCCGCGAGGAGCGCCGCGCCAACCAGGCGCAGCACCAGCTGTGGGACAGCCAGCTGCAACTGCCGGTGTTCGACTATCAGGCCCTGATGGAAGACTCCAAGGCGCTGCTGCAATGGCTGCTGGCCCTGCGCGACATCGGCCTGACCCAGGTACGCGGCGCGCCCACCGAACCCGGATCCCTGGCCCTGATCGCCCGGCGTATCTCATTTATTCGCGAGAGCAACTTCGGCGTGCTGTTCAACGTGCAGTCCAAGGCCGACGCCGACAGCAATGCCTACACCGCCTTCAACCTGCCTTTGCACAGCGACCTGCCGACCCGCGAACTGCAACCGGGGCTGCAGTTTCTGCATTGCCTGGTGAATGATGCGACGGGCGGCGAAAGCATCTTCGTCGACGGTTTTGCCATAGCCGACGCCTTGCGCCGCGAAGACCCCGACGCCTTCCGCGCGCTGTGTGAAATACCCGTGGAGTTTCGCAACAAGGACCGCCACAGCGACTACCGCTGCCTGGCGCCGATCATCGCCCTGGATGCCCTGGGCGAAGTGGCGGAAATTCGCATGGCCAACTTCCTGCGTGGTCCTTTCGACACCACCGAACAACAGATGCCGCGGCTGTACCGCGCCTACCGGCGCTTTATCGGCCTGACCCGCGAAGCCAGGTTCCGGGTGATCCGTCGCCTCGACCCGGGCCAACTCTGGTGTTTTGACAACCGCCGCACCCTGCACGCGCGCAACGCCTTCGACCCGGCCAGCGGCGCCCGACACTTCCAGGGCTGCTACATCGACCGCGACGAACTGCTCTCCAGAATCCTCGTGCTGCAACGCTGA
- a CDS encoding thioesterase family protein, which produces MPALTTYSTRIINDWVDYNGHLRDAFYLLIFSYATDALMDRLGLDSDHREASGHSLFTLELHLNYLHEVKQGTEVQVRTQIIGHDRKRLHLYHSLHKVGDPQELAGNEQMLLHVDLAGPRSAPFSEPVLQRLQALTVEQADLPRPAYIGRVIGLPAAQ; this is translated from the coding sequence ATGCCTGCCCTGACCACCTACAGCACCCGCATCATCAACGACTGGGTCGACTACAACGGCCATCTGCGCGACGCCTTCTACCTGCTGATCTTCAGCTACGCCACCGATGCCCTGATGGATCGCCTGGGGCTCGACAGCGACCACCGCGAAGCCAGCGGCCACTCGCTGTTCACCCTGGAACTGCACCTGAACTACCTGCACGAAGTGAAGCAGGGCACCGAGGTCCAGGTGCGCACCCAGATCATCGGCCACGACCGCAAGCGCCTGCACCTGTATCACAGCCTGCACAAGGTCGGTGATCCCCAGGAGCTGGCCGGCAACGAACAGATGCTGCTCCACGTCGACCTGGCCGGACCGCGTTCGGCGCCGTTCAGCGAGCCGGTCCTGCAGCGCCTGCAAGCTCTGACCGTCGAACAGGCCGATCTGCCGCGCCCGGCCTACATCGGCCGGGTCATCGGCCTGCCCGCAGCGCAATAG
- a CDS encoding L-carnitine dehydrogenase — MTFITEIKTFAALGSGVIGSGWVARALAHGLDVVAWDPAPGAEAALRKRVANAWSALEQQGLAPGASPQRLRFVATIEECVKDADFIQESAPERLELKLELHSKISAAAKPEALIGSSTSGLLPSEFYEGSTHPERCVVGHPFNPVYLLPLVEVVGGQRTAPAAIQAAIRVYESLGMRPLHVRKEVPGFIADRLLEALWREALHLVNDGVATTGEIDDAIRFGAGLRWSFMGTFLTYTLAGGDAGMRHFMAQFGPALQLPWTYLPAPELTDQLIDDVVEGTAEQLGSHSISALERYRDDCLLAVLEAVKTTKAKHGMHFHD, encoded by the coding sequence ATGACCTTTATCACCGAAATCAAAACCTTCGCCGCCCTGGGCAGCGGCGTGATCGGCAGCGGCTGGGTGGCCCGCGCCCTAGCCCACGGCCTGGACGTGGTGGCCTGGGACCCGGCCCCCGGCGCCGAAGCCGCCCTGCGCAAGCGAGTCGCCAATGCCTGGAGCGCCCTGGAACAACAGGGCCTGGCGCCCGGCGCCTCGCCACAGCGCCTGCGCTTTGTCGCCACCATCGAAGAATGCGTGAAAGACGCCGACTTCATCCAGGAAAGCGCCCCCGAGCGCCTGGAACTCAAGCTGGAACTGCACAGCAAGATCAGCGCCGCGGCCAAGCCCGAGGCCCTGATCGGCTCCAGCACCTCGGGCCTGCTGCCCAGTGAATTCTACGAGGGCTCGACCCACCCGGAACGCTGCGTGGTGGGCCACCCGTTCAACCCGGTGTACTTGCTGCCGCTGGTGGAAGTGGTGGGCGGCCAGCGCACCGCACCCGCCGCGATACAGGCGGCGATCCGGGTCTATGAATCCTTAGGCATGCGCCCCTTGCACGTGCGCAAGGAAGTGCCGGGTTTCATTGCCGACCGCCTGCTCGAAGCGCTGTGGCGCGAAGCCTTGCACCTGGTCAACGACGGGGTGGCGACCACCGGTGAGATCGACGATGCGATCCGCTTTGGCGCCGGCCTGCGCTGGTCGTTCATGGGCACCTTCCTCACCTACACCCTGGCCGGGGGCGACGCCGGCATGCGCCACTTCATGGCCCAGTTCGGCCCGGCGCTGCAACTGCCCTGGACCTACCTGCCGGCTCCGGAGCTGACCGACCAGCTGATCGACGACGTGGTCGAAGGCACGGCCGAACAACTGGGCAGCCACAGCATTTCGGCCCTGGAGCGCTATCGTGATGACTGCCTGCTGGCGGTGCTGGAGGCGGTCAAAACCACCAAGGCCAAGCACGGCATGCACTTTCACGATTAA
- a CDS encoding 3-keto-5-aminohexanoate cleavage protein — translation MNHDVIITCALTGAGDTTAKSPHVPVTPKQIAAAAVEAAKAGATVVHCHVRDPATGKFSRDVALYREVMERIREADIDIIVNLTAGMGGDLEIGAGERPMEFGPNTDLVGPLTRLAHVEELLPEICTLDCGTLNFGDGDTIYVSTPAQLRAGARRIQELGVKAELEIFDTGHLWFAKQMIKEGLLDDPLFQLCLGIPWGAPADTTTMKAMVDNLPADAVWAGFGIGRMQMPMAAQAVLLGGNVRVGLEDNLWLDRGVLATNGQLVERATEILSRLGARVLTPAEGRQKMGLKQRG, via the coding sequence ATGAACCACGACGTCATCATCACCTGCGCACTCACCGGTGCTGGCGACACGACCGCCAAGAGCCCCCACGTGCCGGTCACCCCGAAACAGATTGCCGCCGCCGCGGTGGAGGCCGCCAAGGCCGGGGCCACGGTGGTCCACTGTCACGTGCGCGACCCGGCGACCGGCAAGTTCAGCCGGGACGTGGCGCTGTACCGCGAAGTCATGGAGCGCATTCGCGAGGCCGACATCGACATCATCGTCAACCTCACCGCCGGCATGGGCGGCGACCTGGAGATTGGCGCCGGTGAACGTCCCATGGAGTTCGGGCCCAACACCGACCTGGTGGGGCCGCTGACCCGCCTGGCCCATGTCGAGGAGCTGCTGCCGGAGATCTGCACCCTGGACTGCGGCACCCTCAACTTCGGCGATGGCGACACCATCTACGTCTCTACCCCGGCCCAACTGCGGGCCGGCGCCAGGCGCATCCAGGAACTGGGGGTGAAGGCCGAACTGGAGATCTTCGACACCGGCCACCTGTGGTTCGCCAAGCAGATGATCAAGGAAGGCCTGCTGGACGACCCGCTGTTCCAGCTGTGCCTGGGCATTCCCTGGGGCGCCCCGGCGGACACCACCACCATGAAGGCCATGGTCGACAACCTGCCGGCGGATGCGGTCTGGGCCGGCTTCGGCATCGGCCGCATGCAGATGCCCATGGCCGCGCAGGCGGTACTGCTGGGAGGCAACGTGCGGGTCGGCCTGGAAGACAACCTGTGGCTGGATCGCGGCGTGCTCGCCACCAACGGCCAACTGGTGGAGCGGGCCACGGAAATCCTCAGCCGCCTTGGCGCCCGGGTCCTGACCCCGGCCGAGGGCCGGCAGAAGATGGGCCTGAAGCAACGCGGCTAA
- a CDS encoding choline ABC transporter substrate-binding protein, whose protein sequence is MKRLISRCVLALSGSVFLMSGAMAADAPSCQNVRLGVVNWTDVIATSAMTQVLLDGLGYKTKQTSASQQIIFAGIRDQRLDLFLGYWNPLMTQTITPFVEANQVKVLAEPSLKDARATLAVPSYLADKGLKTFADIAKFKKELGGKIYGIEPGSGANTQIKDMIAKNQFGLGQFQLVESSEAGMLSAVARAVKRNEAIVFFGWAPHPMNVNFKMTYLSGSQDALGPNEGQATVWTVTAPTYAEQCPNVHRLLTNLTFSAEDESRMMQPLLDHKDALESARQWLKDHPQDQQRWLEGVTTFDGKPAAEHLQLTSK, encoded by the coding sequence ATGAAACGACTGATCAGCCGCTGTGTGCTTGCGCTTAGTGGTAGCGTTTTTCTGATGTCAGGGGCCATGGCCGCCGACGCCCCCAGTTGCCAGAACGTGCGCCTGGGCGTGGTCAACTGGACCGACGTGATCGCCACCAGCGCCATGACCCAGGTCCTGCTCGATGGCCTGGGCTACAAGACCAAGCAGACCAGCGCCTCGCAGCAGATCATCTTCGCCGGCATCCGTGACCAGCGCCTGGACCTGTTCCTCGGCTACTGGAACCCGCTGATGACCCAGACCATCACCCCCTTCGTCGAGGCCAATCAGGTCAAGGTCCTGGCCGAGCCCAGCCTCAAGGACGCCCGCGCCACCCTGGCCGTGCCCTCCTACCTGGCGGACAAGGGCCTGAAGACCTTTGCCGACATCGCCAAGTTCAAGAAGGAGCTGGGGGGCAAGATCTACGGCATCGAGCCCGGCTCGGGCGCCAACACCCAGATCAAGGACATGATCGCCAAGAACCAGTTCGGCCTGGGCCAATTCCAGCTGGTGGAGTCCAGTGAGGCCGGCATGTTGTCGGCGGTGGCCCGGGCGGTGAAGCGCAACGAGGCCATCGTGTTCTTCGGCTGGGCGCCGCATCCGATGAACGTCAACTTCAAGATGACCTACCTCAGTGGCAGCCAGGACGCCCTGGGCCCGAACGAGGGCCAGGCCACGGTGTGGACCGTCACCGCGCCGACCTATGCCGAGCAGTGCCCGAACGTGCACCGGCTGCTGACCAACCTGACCTTCAGCGCCGAAGACGAGAGCCGCATGATGCAGCCGCTGCTGGATCACAAGGACGCCCTGGAATCGGCCCGCCAGTGGCTCAAGGACCACCCGCAGGACCAGCAGCGCTGGCTTGAAGGGGTCACCACCTTCGATGGCAAGCCGGCCGCCGAACACCTGCAACTGACCAGCAAGTAA